In Alkalihalobacillus sp. FSL W8-0930, a single window of DNA contains:
- the pabB gene encoding aminodeoxychorismate synthase, component I encodes MSTLNSTTSRITRAISFSFKKEEWFKKYQQMASHSEHHILLESGRGGRYSIMGLDPFAILEGHDQTLTLEINHKKHVWQGPLLKSLESAMRPYMIDPAESIKGIPFSGGAIGYFSYDLMREMEQIPTQAEDDLPLPEVYLMLFEDVFVYDHHQEKLYVCVNGENESELGTRLEEYKSQWLKDVGVKPVWRKSHTNKSSHSSMSEQEFVDAVNKIKAYIAQGDVFQVNLSLRETKPLTVSPMHVYEKLRTLNPSPYMAYMETPGFQLVSASPELLVKKQGNQLSTRPIAGTRSRGKTEEEDQELANSLFANEKERAEHVMLVDLERNDLGRVSSYGTVKVDELMVIERYSHVMHLVSNVVGELAEEHSNYDVIRAVFPGGTITGAPKVRTMEIIEELEPVRRGVYTGAIGWLGFHGDLELNITIRTMVCHDNQAHVQAGAGIVSDSNPHHEYKESFKKARALWRALELSEEECITETQMS; translated from the coding sequence ATGTCAACATTGAACTCAACGACATCCAGAATTACAAGGGCAATTTCATTTTCATTTAAAAAAGAAGAGTGGTTTAAAAAGTATCAGCAAATGGCGAGCCACTCCGAGCACCATATTCTGCTTGAGAGTGGGCGCGGTGGTCGGTATAGTATAATGGGTCTCGATCCATTTGCGATACTTGAGGGTCATGATCAGACATTGACGCTTGAGATTAATCACAAAAAGCACGTTTGGCAGGGGCCATTACTTAAAAGTCTTGAATCAGCGATGAGGCCTTATATGATTGATCCTGCTGAGTCCATTAAGGGGATTCCTTTTAGTGGAGGAGCGATTGGGTACTTTAGTTATGATCTGATGAGAGAGATGGAGCAAATCCCAACACAGGCAGAAGATGATCTACCATTACCTGAAGTGTATCTTATGTTGTTTGAAGATGTGTTTGTCTATGATCATCATCAAGAGAAGCTTTATGTATGTGTGAATGGAGAAAACGAATCAGAACTTGGGACTCGTTTAGAAGAGTATAAGAGTCAGTGGCTAAAAGACGTAGGTGTTAAGCCGGTTTGGAGGAAGTCCCACACAAACAAATCATCCCATTCCAGCATGTCAGAACAAGAGTTCGTAGACGCGGTGAATAAGATTAAAGCATATATCGCACAAGGTGATGTTTTTCAGGTGAACCTGTCCCTTAGGGAAACCAAACCACTCACTGTTTCACCGATGCATGTGTATGAGAAGCTAAGAACATTGAATCCCTCACCTTATATGGCATATATGGAAACACCGGGGTTCCAGCTTGTCAGTGCATCTCCTGAATTGCTTGTGAAAAAACAAGGCAATCAACTAAGTACAAGACCTATTGCAGGCACTCGTTCTCGCGGCAAAACAGAAGAAGAGGATCAAGAGCTTGCAAACTCTTTGTTTGCCAATGAGAAAGAACGGGCAGAGCATGTGATGCTTGTGGATCTTGAGCGTAATGACCTAGGTCGTGTCTCAAGCTATGGTACAGTTAAGGTCGATGAATTAATGGTCATCGAGCGATATTCACATGTTATGCATCTTGTATCAAATGTAGTTGGTGAGCTTGCAGAGGAGCACTCGAATTATGATGTGATTCGGGCAGTTTTTCCTGGAGGGACCATTACTGGAGCTCCAAAAGTACGAACGATGGAGATCATTGAAGAGCTTGAGCCTGTTCGAAGAGGTGTATACACAGGTGCAATTGGCTGGCTCGGTTTTCATGGGGATTTGGAGCTTAACATCACCATTCGAACAATGGTTTGTCATGACAACCAGGCACATGTTCAAGCAGGTGCGGGTATTGTGAGTGATTCCAATCCGCATCACGAATACAAAGAATCATTTAAAAAGGCGCGTGCATTATGGCGTGCGCTAGAGTTGAGCGAAGAAGAGTGTATAACAGAAACACAGATGAGCTGA
- the pabA gene encoding aminodeoxychorismate/anthranilate synthase component II: MILMIDNYDSFTYNLVQYLGEMGQELVVKRNDQITISEIEELNPAILMISPGPCSPNEAGISLEAIRHFAGKLPIFGVCLGHQSIAQVFGGDVVRAERLMHGKTSEMKHDGRSVFKDLPSPITATRYHSLIVKRETLPACFEISAETEEGEIMAIRHKELAIEGVQFHPESIMTGDGKQLLRNFVETHSGNQACSSI, encoded by the coding sequence ATGATTCTTATGATTGATAACTATGATTCATTTACGTATAACCTTGTTCAATATTTAGGTGAGATGGGCCAGGAGCTTGTAGTTAAACGAAATGACCAGATTACCATATCAGAGATTGAAGAGCTTAATCCAGCAATCTTAATGATTTCACCTGGACCATGTAGTCCAAATGAAGCGGGCATCAGCTTAGAAGCGATTCGCCATTTTGCTGGAAAACTTCCGATCTTCGGAGTGTGCTTGGGTCATCAGTCCATTGCGCAAGTGTTTGGCGGAGATGTTGTACGTGCGGAGCGGTTAATGCACGGGAAAACATCTGAAATGAAGCATGATGGCAGGTCCGTTTTTAAAGATCTTCCATCTCCTATCACAGCAACCCGGTATCATTCTCTCATCGTGAAGCGTGAAACGTTACCAGCTTGTTTTGAGATCTCAGCTGAAACAGAAGAGGGAGAAATTATGGCCATCCGTCACAAAGAGTTAGCGATCGAGGGCGTTCAATTTCATCCGGAATCGATTATGACTGGAGATGGCAAGCAGCTACTGCGTAATTTTGTTGAAACTCATTCAGGAAATCAAGCATGTTCGTCTATTTAA
- the pabC gene encoding aminodeoxychorismate lyase — MFVYLNGKYVDESIATVSLFDHGFLYGLGLFETFRLYNGHPFLLDDHFQRMGQGLEQIGIDWTISKDQATDILQELARLNKIEDAYVRWNVSAGDEGLGLYTGRYLEPTVAVMMKPLPPLGRSKAISVLKLRRNTPEGEYRLKSHHYLNNVLAKRELGPVANTEGIFLTQEGWVAEGVTSNIFWLKGDTVYTPSLDTGILDGITRQYVMALLIRQGVQLIEGMYPHETLLEADAVFLTNSIQEIVKVESCDVKQYKDHSLLDSLQQVYKKEATWRWSIAE; from the coding sequence ATGTTCGTCTATTTAAATGGCAAGTATGTAGATGAGAGTATCGCTACGGTGTCGCTTTTTGATCATGGTTTCCTTTATGGATTAGGATTATTTGAAACCTTTCGCTTATATAACGGTCATCCTTTTTTATTGGATGACCATTTTCAACGTATGGGACAAGGGTTAGAGCAGATCGGTATCGATTGGACGATTTCAAAGGACCAAGCAACCGACATCCTTCAAGAGCTAGCCCGTTTAAATAAAATAGAGGACGCATACGTAAGGTGGAATGTGTCAGCTGGAGACGAGGGTCTCGGATTGTATACAGGTCGTTACCTGGAACCAACTGTTGCGGTAATGATGAAGCCTCTTCCTCCTTTGGGTAGAAGTAAAGCGATCAGTGTATTGAAGCTCCGACGTAATACGCCGGAGGGTGAGTACCGATTGAAATCTCATCATTATCTAAATAATGTTCTTGCGAAACGAGAGCTAGGGCCTGTGGCGAATACAGAGGGGATCTTTCTAACTCAAGAGGGTTGGGTTGCAGAAGGCGTTACGTCAAACATCTTCTGGTTAAAAGGAGATACAGTCTATACACCTTCGCTAGATACAGGAATTTTGGATGGGATCACTAGACAATACGTGATGGCGTTGTTGATCAGACAGGGAGTCCAACTAATTGAAGGAATGTACCCTCATGAGACGTTGCTGGAGGCAGATGCAGTGTTCCTAACAAACTCCATTCAAGAAATAGTGAAAGTGGAGAGTTGTGATGTGAAGCAGTATAAAGATCATTCACTCTTAGACTCACTTCAACAGGTGTACAAAAAGGAAGCTACGTGGCGATGGAGCATTGCCGAATAG
- the folP gene encoding dihydropteroate synthase: MANGQAIDPAQLGATQIMGILNITPDSFSDGGRYNEVELAVKRARELVEAGADIIDIGGESTRPGADKVSKEEELRRVIPVIEALVQEVDVPLSIDTYKAEVAERALQAGASIINDVWGAKADVNMAKVAAQNGASIILMHNRADREYENFMEDVLSDLKESITLCKEAGVSDEQIILDPGVGFVKSYEQNLEVIRRLDEITKLGYLVLLGVSRKSFISKALDLPVDDRLEGTGAANCLGISKGASIIRVHDVKEMSRMAKMMDALLGKEH, encoded by the coding sequence ATGGCAAATGGACAAGCAATCGATCCTGCGCAACTAGGCGCTACACAAATTATGGGTATATTGAACATTACCCCGGATTCGTTTTCTGATGGTGGTCGGTATAACGAAGTGGAGCTAGCGGTAAAACGAGCTCGTGAATTAGTCGAAGCAGGTGCGGATATCATTGACATCGGCGGCGAGTCTACTAGACCGGGTGCAGATAAGGTTAGTAAAGAAGAAGAATTACGAAGAGTCATTCCAGTAATAGAAGCGCTTGTACAGGAAGTGGATGTTCCGCTATCTATTGATACATATAAGGCAGAGGTAGCTGAACGTGCACTTCAAGCCGGTGCTTCCATCATTAATGATGTATGGGGGGCAAAGGCAGACGTAAATATGGCCAAGGTTGCAGCTCAGAACGGAGCGTCGATTATTTTAATGCATAATCGCGCAGACCGTGAGTACGAGAACTTTATGGAAGATGTTCTATCTGACTTAAAGGAAAGTATTACCCTTTGCAAGGAAGCAGGGGTCTCGGATGAACAGATCATTTTAGATCCAGGTGTGGGGTTTGTGAAATCCTATGAGCAAAATCTAGAAGTGATACGTAGACTCGACGAAATCACTAAACTTGGGTACCTTGTGTTACTCGGGGTTTCTAGGAAATCGTTTATTTCTAAAGCATTGGATCTTCCTGTAGATGATCGGCTAGAAGGAACAGGGGCGGCGAATTGCCTGGGGATCTCCAAAGGCGCGTCTATTATCCGAGTACACGA